From the genome of Malus domestica chromosome 04, GDT2T_hap1, one region includes:
- the LOC103433446 gene encoding uncharacterized protein, with product MPVRVAEASAPSQTSGSNGGQTAPPACTLLSVGQAFSGTQNVCSMQKDEAWRVNVRIQGCDLEHGYLCGTMEALNVPMADTPVVTFWEGEIVDTKNYTFFTGKWEATPEDDIRHWTKFPSFSALLSQVEVDGGKSLDLSNYPYIFMRWKEQYFVNVGTDCGLTIAGFYYVCFSCSDGSINGFYYDPKSSPFQKLELKSTNEGRSGFSFSSYELR from the exons ATGCCGGTGAGAGTGGCGGAAGCCTCCGCGCCTTCTCAAACCTCAG GTTCAAATGGTGGACAGACAGCTCCTCCAGCCTGCACACTTTTAAGCGTTGGACAG GCCTTCTCCGGTACGCAGAATGTTTGTAGTATGCAGAAAGATGAAGCGTGGAGAGTGAATGTTCGGATACAGGGGTGTGACCTTGAACATGGTTATCTATGTGGAACCATGGAAGCTCTTAATGTTCCTATGGCAGACACACCG GTAGTTACCTTTTGGGAAGGAGAGATTGTTGACACCAAGAATTATACTTTCTTCACTGGAAAATGGGAGGCAAC GCCAGAGGATGATATAAGGCACTGGACCaagtttccttctttttctgctCTGCTG AGCCAAGTGGAAGTTGATGGCGGCAAATCATTAGATCTGAGTAATTATCCATACATATTCATG AGATGGAAAGAGCAATATTTTGTGAATGTTGGCACAGACTGTGGGCTAACAATAGCTGGCTTTTACTATGTCTGTTTCTCTTGTAGCGATGGCTCCATCAATGGCTTCTATTATGATCCTAAAAGCAG CCCTTTTCAGAAGCTTGAGCTGAAATCCACCAACGAGGGACGATCAGGTTTCAGCTTTTCATCATATGAACTGCGATAG
- the LOC103433504 gene encoding L-type lectin-domain containing receptor kinase IV.1-like has product MCFKLVILFVLVSLAVAEDLTFTYHGFRSANLSLDGIAEVTFNGLLKLTNETAFKMGHAFYPNPVTFKNSSCGTVFSFSVTFVFAMRYPDLCDHGIAFIIAPTRGLPGASSSQYLGLFNRTNNGSPTNHVFAVELDTFKNEEFKDINDNHVGIDINGMVSEVSAPAGYYVGERVITNGQPVQVWVDYDGSKKQINVSMSPVSNGKPYIPLLSLTRDLSPILNEIMYIGFSASTSKLTASAYVLGWSFKLNGQAEEIDLSKLPKLPPLGPKKRSKHLTIALPVIIGSSVLLALLYGVLFAIRRNKFAELLEDWELEYGPQRFKYKELYIATKGFREKELLGKGGFGKVYKGILPNTKAEIAVKRESHESRQGMKEFVAEIVSNGRLRHRNLVPLLGYCRRKGELLLVYEYMPNGSLDKYLYGQPTVTLNWSQRFRVIKGVASGLLYLHEEWDQVVIHRDVKASNVLLDGEWNGKLGDFGLARLHDHGADPQTTHIAGTFGYLAPEHTRSGRATTSTDVFSFGVFLLEVACGRKPIETHDSEVVILVDRVFCCWKRSNILEAKDPNLGTEFVAEEVELVLKLGLLCSQSEPAARPSMRQVVQYLEGDLLLPELSPLGVSASGLSFPHKEGFDEFATGTGLSHSYASESSRLSGGR; this is encoded by the coding sequence ATGTGTTTCAAGCTTGTAATATTATTTGTACTAGTTAGCCTAGCAGTTGCTGAAGATCTCACTTTCACGTACCATGGTTTCCGGTCTGCGAATCTTAGCCTAGATGGCATAGCAGAAGTGACATTCAATGGCCTTCTGAAGCTTACAAATGAGACCGCCTTCAAGATGGGTCATGCCTTCTATCCCAACCCAGTAACTTTCAAGAACTCATCTTGTGGCACAGTTTTCTCCTTCTCTGTCACCTTCGTCTTTGCTATGAGATATCCTGATCTCTGTGATCATGGAATAGCCTTTATCATTGCTCCAACCAGAGGGCTGCCCGGAGCTTCTTCAAGCCAGTACCTAGGCCTTTTCAACAGGACAAACAATGGCAGTCCTACCAATCATGTTTTTGCTGTAGAGCTTGACACTTTCAAGAACGAAGAGTTCAAAGACATCAATGACAACCATGTAGGGATTGATATTAATGGTATGGTTTCTGAGGTGTCTGCTCCAGCAGGATATTATGTTGGAGAAAGAGTGATTACGAATGGCCAACCCGTGCAAGTATGGGTGGACTATGATGGTAGCAAGAAGCAAATAAATGTCTCTATGTCTCCAGTTAGTAATGGTAAGCCCTACATTCCACTTTTGTCTTTGACGCGTGACCTTTCCCCAATCCTTAACGAAATCATGTACATAGGCTTCTCCGCGTCCACTAGCAAGCTTACTGCATCTGCATATGTTTTGGGGTGGAGCTTTAAGTTGAATGGCCAGGCTGAAGAGATTGATCTCTCAAAGCTTCCCAAGCTGCCTCCGCTAGGACCAAAAAAAAGATCTAAACATTTGACCATTGCTCTGCCTGTAATAATTGGGAGTTCGGTTTTGTTAGCACTTCTTTATGGTGTACTCTTTGCCATAAGAAGAAACAAGTTTGCGGAACTGCTTGAAGACTGGGAGCTTGAGTACGGACCTCAAAGGTTTAAATACAAAGAGTTATATATTGCCACAAAAGGGTTTAGGGAGAAGGAGCTTTTGGGGAAGGGTGGATTTGGTAAGGTATATAAAGGCATATTACCCAACACAAAAGCTGAGATTGCTGTGAAGAGGGAGTCACACGAGTCAAGGCAGGGGATGAAGGAGTTCGTGGCAGAAATTGTTAGCAATGGAAGACTTCGTCACCGAAACCTAGTTCCTTTGTTGGGCTATTGCAGAAGAAAAGGAGAGCTGCTGTTGGTGTATGAGTACATGCCTAATGGAAGCCTCGACAAGTACCTCTATGGCCAACCGACGGTCACTCTCAATTGGAGCCAGAGATTTAGGGTCATCAAAGGCGTAGCATCAGGGTTGCTTTATCTCCATGAAGAATGGGATCAGGTTGTGATTCACAGAGATGTGAAGGCCAGTAATGTATTACTCGATGGAGAATGGAACGGAAAGCTAGGAGATTTTGGGCTTGCAAGACTACATGACCACGGCGCAGACCCTCAAACTACTCATATAGCTGGAACATTTGGGTACCTAGCTCCTGAGCACACAAGATCAGGCCGGGCCACAACGAGCACTGATGTGTTCTCTTTTGGGGTATTTTTGCTTGAAGTTGCCTGTGGAAGGAAGCCAATCGAGACGCATGATTCAGAGGTTGTCATTTTAGTTGACCGGGTGTTTTGTTGTTGGAAAAGAAGTAACATTCTTGAGGCAAAAGATCCAAACTTGGGAACCGAATTTGTAGCAGAGGAGGTGGAGTTGGTATTGAAGCTCGGGCTGTTATGCTCTCAGTCAGAGCCTGCAGCTAGGCCAAGCATGCGCCAAGTTGTGCAGTACTTGGAGGGAGACCTTCTTTTGCCGGAGCTGTCACCCCTTGGTGTTTCTGCCAGCGGCTTATCGTTTCCTCACAAAGaaggttttgacgaatttgcaACGGGCACGGGGTTGTCGCATTCATATGCTTCAGAGTCATCACGCCTCTCAGGTGGCCGCTGA
- the LOC103433445 gene encoding L-type lectin-domain containing receptor kinase IV.1-like, protein MLFKFVILILTSVAAAEDFNFTYLGFRSANLSLEGVAEVTSNGILRVTNDTVQSIGHAFYPNPVTFKNSSDGPVLSFSSTFIFAMRYKVRQGHGIAFVIAPTKGLPGASPVGFFGLFNRTNDGSPTNHVFAVELDTFENPEFSDINDNHVGIDINGVVSVVSAPAGYYADERLITSGQPVQVWVDYDGTKKQINVSMALVSNGKPYNPLLSLTRDLSPVLHRTMYMGFSASTGNLTAINYVLGWSFKMNGHAEELGLSQLPKMPRLEPKKIPKLLTIGLPVILVSSALLAFVFWVYYAIRRKKKFAELLEDWELEYGPQRFKYRELYIATKGFREKELLGKGGFGKVYRGISPTSGTVIAVKRVSHESRQGMKEFVAEIVSNGRLRHRNLVPLLGYCRRKGELLLVYEYMPNGSLDKYLFDRPAVTLDWSQRFIVIRGVALGLLYLHEEWDQVVVHRDVKASNILLDGEWNGRLGDFGLARLYDHGADPQTTHIAGTFGYLAPEHTRSCRATTSSDVFAFGVCLLEVACGRRPIEYHGSENVILVDWVFSCWEGRNILEAKDPKLGNDFVAEEVELVLKLGLFCCQSEPSMRPRMRQVVQHLEDKVPLPAEFSLLGLSSRGLGISHNEGFDEYTMAPGSSVSSYVPDSSFLSCGR, encoded by the coding sequence ATGTTGTTCAAGTTTGTAATACTCATTCTGACAAGCGTAGCAGCAGCTGAAGATTTCAATTTCACCTACCTTGGCTTCCGATCTGCAAATCTTAGCCTAGAAGGCGTAGCAGAAGTGACATCCAATGGTATTCTGAGGGTTACAAATGATACTGTTCAGAGCATTGGTCATGCCTTCTATCCCAACCCAGTAACTTTCAAGAACTCATCTGATGGACCAGTTTTATCTTTCTCTTCCACATTCATCTTTGCTATGAGATATAAAGTTCGCCAAGGCCATGGAATCGCCTTTGTCATTGCTCCAACAAAAGGGCTGCCTGGAGCTTCTCCAGTTGGCTTCTTTGGCCTTTTCAACAGGACGAATGATGGCAGTCCAACGAATCATGTTTTTGCTGTAGAGCTGGACACTTTCGAGAACCCAGAATTCAGTGACATCAATGACAACCATGTCGGGATTGATATTAATGGTGTAGTCTCTGTGGTATCTGCCCCAGCCGGATATTATGCTGATGAAAGATTGATCACGAGTGGGCAGCCTGTGCAAGTTTGGGTGGACTATGATGGTACCAAGAAGCAAATCAATGTCTCTATGGCACTGGTTAGTAATGGTAAGCCCTATAATCCACTTTTGTCTTTGACTCGTGACCTTTCCCCAGTCCTTCACAGAACCATGTACATGGGTTTCTCCGCATCCACTGGTAATCTAACAGCAATTAATTATGTTTTGGGCTGGAGCTTTAAGATGAACGGTCATGCTGAAGAACTTGGTCTCTCACAACTTCCTAAGATGCCTCGTTTAGAACCTAAAAAAATACCTAAACTTTTGACCATTGGCCTGCCTGTGATATTAGTGAGTTCCGCTTTGCTAGCATTTGTTTTTTGGGTATACTATGccataagaagaaagaagaagtttGCAGAACTGCTTGAAGACTGGGAGCTTGAGTATGGGCCTCAGAGGTTTAAATATAGAGAGTTATATATTGCCACAAAAGGGTTTCGGGAGAAGGAGCTTTTGGGCAAGGGTGGATTTGGTAAGGTTTACAGAGGTATATCGCCGACCTCGGGAACTGTGATTGCTGTGAAGAGGGTCTCGCACGAATCAAGGCAGGGGATGAAGGAGTTTGTGGCAGAAATTGTCAGCAATGGACGTCTTCGTCaccggaatttagttcctttgTTGGGCTATTGCAGAAGAAAAGGGGAGCTATTGTTGGTCTATGAGTACATGCCTAATGGAAGTCTGGACAAGTACCTCTTTGACCGACCGGCAGTCACTCTCGATTGGAGCCAGAGATTTATAGTCATAAGAGGTGTAGCATTAGGTCTGCTTTATCTGCACGAAGAATGGGATCAGGTTGTGGTTCACAGAGATGTCAAGGCCAGTAATATTTTACTAGATGGGGAATGGAATGGAAGGTTAGGAGATTTTGGGCTTGCAAGATTATATGACCACGGCGCAGACCCTCAAACTACTCATATAGCTGGAACATTTGGGTATCTAGCTCCAGAGCATACAAGATCATGTCGGGCGACAACGAGTAGTGATGTGTTTGCTTTCGGTGTATGTTTGCTGGAAGTTGCCTGTGGAAGAAGGCCAATAGAATATCATGGCTCCGAGAATGTGATTTTGGTTGATTGGGTGTTTTCTTGTTGGGAAGGACGTAATATTCTTGAGGCGAAAGATCCAAAATTAGGTAATGATTTTGTAGCAGAGGAGGTGGAGTTGGTGTTGAAGCTTGGGCTGTTTTGCTGCCAATCAGAGCCTTCAATGAGGCCAAGGATGCGCCAAGTTGTGCAGCATTTGGAGGATAAAGTTCCTTTGCCTGCAGAGTTTTCACTTCTTGGTCTCTCCTCACGTGGCTTAGGCATTTCTCATAATGAAGGTTTTGATGAATATACAATGGCCCCAGGGTCTTCAGTGTCATCGTATGTTCCAGATTCGTCATTCCTCTCCTGCGGTCGCTGA